In Thermomonas carbonis, a single genomic region encodes these proteins:
- a CDS encoding multifunctional CCA addition/repair protein — MATLPDNAKVYLVGGAVRDALLGLPAGDHDYAVVGAGVQQMLDAGFRQVGRDFPVFLHPQTGEEYALARTERKSARGHTGFVVHADPSVTLEEDLRRRDFTLNAIARDADGALVDPFRGVADIEARVLRHVGDAFVEDPLRVLRAARFMARFAPLGFTVAPETLSLMRVMAAGGELAELVPERVWQELAKALRSASPAAFLRTLRDADALRAVLPDVDALYGVPQRAEYHPEVDTGTHVELVCDMAARLAPGDDLIGYAALCHDLGKALTPADTLPAHVMHEQRGVAPVIAMSERLKVPAEHRDVAVLCCREHLNVHRLDELKPVTVHEVITRCDGFRKPKRIDQLATVCEADKRGRTGLSEHPYPQADTLRRLHAAAMAVRSDDIATQGITGPAFGDALRKARIGAIAAARG, encoded by the coding sequence ATGGCGACGCTTCCCGACAACGCAAAGGTCTATCTGGTTGGCGGCGCAGTGCGCGATGCCCTGCTCGGCCTGCCTGCGGGCGACCATGATTACGCGGTGGTCGGTGCCGGCGTGCAGCAGATGCTCGATGCCGGTTTCAGGCAGGTCGGCCGCGACTTCCCGGTATTCCTGCATCCACAGACCGGCGAGGAATACGCGCTGGCGCGCACCGAACGCAAGTCGGCGCGCGGGCATACCGGCTTCGTGGTGCATGCCGATCCCTCGGTGACGCTGGAAGAAGACCTGCGCCGCCGCGATTTCACCCTCAACGCGATCGCGCGCGATGCCGATGGCGCATTGGTCGATCCGTTCCGCGGCGTGGCCGACATCGAAGCGCGCGTGCTCCGGCATGTCGGCGATGCCTTCGTCGAGGATCCATTGCGGGTGCTGCGCGCGGCACGCTTCATGGCCCGCTTCGCGCCGCTCGGATTTACGGTTGCGCCGGAGACGCTGTCGCTGATGCGCGTGATGGCTGCGGGCGGCGAACTGGCCGAACTGGTGCCCGAACGGGTCTGGCAGGAACTGGCCAAGGCCCTGCGCAGCGCGTCACCCGCCGCGTTCCTGCGCACCCTGCGCGATGCCGATGCCTTGCGCGCGGTACTGCCGGACGTGGATGCGCTGTACGGCGTGCCGCAGCGCGCGGAATACCATCCCGAAGTCGATACCGGCACCCACGTCGAGCTGGTCTGCGACATGGCCGCACGGCTGGCACCCGGCGATGACCTGATCGGTTATGCCGCGCTCTGCCACGACCTCGGCAAGGCGCTCACCCCCGCCGACACCTTGCCCGCGCACGTGATGCACGAGCAGCGCGGCGTCGCTCCGGTGATCGCAATGAGCGAACGCTTGAAGGTGCCGGCCGAGCATCGCGACGTGGCCGTGCTGTGCTGCCGCGAACACCTCAATGTGCATCGCCTCGACGAACTCAAGCCCGTCACCGTGCACGAGGTGATCACGCGTTGCGACGGCTTCCGCAAGCCGAAGCGGATCGATCAACTGGCCACCGTCTGCGAGGCCGACAAGCGTGGCCGCACCGGCCTGTCCGAACATCCGTATCCGCAAGCCGACACGTTGCGCCGCCTGCACGCCGCAGCAATGGCGGTGCGCAGCGACGACATCGCCACACAGGGCATCACCGGACCGGCATTCGGCGATGCCTTGCGCAAGGCGCGCATCGGGGCGATCGCCGCCGCACGCGGTTAG
- a CDS encoding acyltransferase family protein, with translation MPPGPSRFTSVDVLRGWAVAAMLLVNYPGDWGSIYAPFEHATWHGCTPTDLIFPTFLFVVGVSIALGMSHATPSPTERRVLLGKAWMRALRLVAIGLLLHAVAMWAYDIAAFRPWGVLQRIGLCFGLAATVVLYQRARGQWLCIAGLLLGYWALLVAGGSVEPWHNIASRVDAWMLGAHAYKFDAATGLGHEPEGLLSTLPALATTLLGVRAGVVLREQGTRSLLRFGLLALLVGGAWPLLLPWNKNLWTPSYAVWTAGWATLLLALCHQLFDVRGWRPFGRSMGINAITAYAGSWIMACVLERFGVFGAFYRGVLQPAIGPLLGEKAASLAFAIAFVAFWWLLMWAMAKRGIRISV, from the coding sequence ATGCCGCCAGGACCATCGCGATTCACTTCGGTTGACGTGCTGCGCGGCTGGGCCGTGGCGGCGATGTTGCTGGTCAACTATCCGGGCGACTGGGGTTCCATCTACGCGCCGTTCGAGCACGCGACCTGGCACGGCTGCACGCCGACCGACCTGATCTTCCCGACCTTCCTGTTCGTGGTCGGGGTGTCGATCGCGTTGGGCATGTCGCACGCCACGCCATCGCCGACGGAGCGACGCGTGCTGCTGGGCAAGGCCTGGATGCGCGCACTGCGGCTGGTCGCGATCGGCCTGCTGTTGCATGCGGTGGCGATGTGGGCCTACGACATCGCCGCGTTCCGGCCATGGGGCGTGCTGCAGCGGATCGGCCTGTGCTTCGGGCTGGCCGCAACCGTGGTGCTTTACCAGCGCGCGCGCGGCCAGTGGCTGTGCATCGCAGGATTGTTGCTGGGCTATTGGGCGCTGCTCGTGGCCGGCGGCAGCGTCGAGCCCTGGCACAACATCGCCAGCCGGGTGGATGCATGGATGCTCGGCGCGCATGCCTACAAATTCGATGCCGCGACCGGCTTGGGCCACGAGCCGGAAGGCCTGCTCAGCACCTTGCCCGCGCTCGCCACGACCTTGCTCGGCGTGCGCGCCGGCGTGGTGTTGCGCGAGCAGGGCACGCGCAGCCTGTTGCGCTTCGGCCTGCTCGCGCTGCTGGTCGGCGGCGCGTGGCCGCTGCTGCTGCCTTGGAACAAGAATCTGTGGACGCCGTCTTATGCGGTATGGACGGCGGGTTGGGCGACCCTGCTGCTGGCGCTGTGCCATCAGCTGTTCGACGTGCGTGGCTGGCGTCCGTTCGGGCGCAGCATGGGCATCAATGCGATCACCGCGTATGCCGGCTCGTGGATCATGGCCTGCGTGCTGGAGCGCTTCGGCGTGTTCGGCGCGTTCTATCGCGGCGTGTTGCAGCCGGCGATCGGCCCGCTGCTGGGCGAGAAGGCGGCATCGCTCGCCTTTGCCATCGCCTTCGTCGCGTTCTGGTGGTTGCTGATGTGGGCGATGGCGAAGCGCGGGATCAGGATCAGCGTCTAA
- a CDS encoding VanZ family protein, protein MSASPRRFGRSFKPFKRTWLWAGLWVLAIAAVVIGSLLPSEDLPSVNVDDKLQHFVGYAVLSAGAVQLFVRRLSWGFVCVLLVLMGIGLEYLQAQMGLGRMLDRNDALANTIGVLIGLATAFTPLRDALLWFDRRL, encoded by the coding sequence GTGAGCGCATCGCCACGCCGCTTCGGCAGATCGTTCAAGCCGTTCAAGCGGACGTGGCTGTGGGCAGGTTTGTGGGTGCTGGCGATTGCTGCCGTGGTGATCGGCTCCCTGTTGCCTTCGGAGGATCTGCCATCGGTCAACGTGGACGACAAATTGCAGCATTTCGTCGGTTACGCGGTGCTGTCCGCGGGTGCGGTGCAGTTGTTCGTGCGCCGGCTGTCGTGGGGCTTCGTCTGCGTGTTGCTGGTGCTGATGGGCATCGGTCTTGAATATCTGCAGGCGCAGATGGGGCTGGGGCGCATGCTGGATCGCAACGATGCTCTGGCTAATACCATTGGCGTGCTGATCGGCCTGGCCACCGCGTTCACGCCATTGCGCGATGCGCTGCTGTGGTTCGACCGGCGATTGTGA
- a CDS encoding class I SAM-dependent methyltransferase, with protein MASTLPPPDADAQSHSAHLREVIQEQIIAAGGHLPFWKFMELALYAPGLGYYSAGAHKFGPGGDFTTAPERSPLFSACVADALTPVLQQLGPDAVFVEIGGGSGAFAETCLSKLLANDALPARYAILEPSADLRQRQRERLQARLPPLLFELVEWLDGPIQESWNGVLFANEVIDALPTPRFTIRDGEVFEEHVALDGEGRFRVTDRPADPMLAAAVRHVERQLPEPFAEGYRSDALAQLPYWIQAVMGAMQEGAMLFIDYGYARAEYYQPQRRDGTLRAFRQHHVTDDVFAWPGLQDITASVDFTALAEAGTAAGFDFAGYCSQASFLIGNRLQDNLALAESRAADDVARHALRSQVKHLTLPSEMGERFQAIGFQRGVELGAAFLVGDLSHRL; from the coding sequence ATGGCATCGACCCTGCCGCCGCCCGATGCCGATGCGCAGTCGCACAGCGCACACCTGCGCGAGGTGATCCAGGAGCAGATCATTGCCGCCGGTGGTCATTTGCCGTTCTGGAAGTTCATGGAGCTGGCGCTGTATGCGCCGGGCCTCGGCTATTACAGCGCCGGTGCGCACAAGTTCGGTCCGGGCGGCGACTTCACCACCGCGCCGGAACGTTCGCCGCTGTTCTCCGCCTGCGTGGCCGATGCGCTGACGCCGGTGTTGCAGCAACTCGGTCCCGACGCAGTATTCGTGGAGATCGGCGGGGGCAGCGGCGCGTTCGCCGAAACCTGTTTGTCGAAATTGCTTGCCAACGATGCGTTGCCCGCGCGCTACGCGATCCTGGAGCCCAGCGCCGACCTGCGCCAGCGCCAACGCGAGCGCCTGCAGGCGCGTTTACCGCCGCTGCTGTTCGAGCTGGTGGAATGGCTGGACGGACCGATCCAGGAATCCTGGAACGGCGTGCTGTTCGCCAACGAGGTGATCGATGCGTTGCCGACGCCGCGCTTCACGATCCGCGATGGCGAGGTGTTCGAGGAACACGTCGCGCTGGACGGCGAGGGACGCTTTCGGGTCACCGACAGACCGGCTGATCCGATGCTCGCTGCCGCGGTGCGCCACGTCGAGCGGCAATTGCCGGAGCCGTTCGCGGAAGGCTATCGCAGCGATGCGCTGGCGCAATTGCCGTACTGGATCCAGGCAGTGATGGGCGCGATGCAGGAGGGCGCGATGCTGTTCATCGACTACGGCTACGCGCGCGCCGAGTACTACCAGCCGCAACGCCGCGACGGCACGTTGCGTGCGTTCCGCCAGCACCATGTCACCGACGACGTGTTCGCCTGGCCGGGCCTGCAGGACATCACTGCGTCGGTGGATTTCACCGCGCTGGCCGAGGCCGGTACGGCCGCCGGCTTCGATTTCGCCGGTTACTGCTCGCAGGCGAGTTTCCTGATTGGCAATCGCCTGCAGGACAACCTGGCGCTGGCGGAATCGCGTGCCGCAGACGATGTCGCCCGTCATGCCTTGCGCAGCCAGGTGAAGCACCTGACCTTGCCCAGCGAGATGGGCGAGCGCTTCCAGGCGATCGGCTTCCAGCGCGGCGTCGAATTGGGCGCGGCCTTCCTGGTCGGCGACCTGAGTCATCGCCTGTGA
- a CDS encoding 6-pyruvoyl trahydropterin synthase family protein, with protein MSDTVTIRLAKENMKFSAAHFTIFSASERERLHGHNFRVEVDIDARMLGNGMCFDYGIYKDRVVALCRELNEWTILPTRSMHLRIEEDGAHVFASFDGTRIPFLRSDVLLLPIENATLEEFAAWFLARLGEDRAVLHEHRIDAIEVRVFSGPGQSAGRRARFD; from the coding sequence ATGAGCGACACGGTGACGATCCGCCTGGCCAAGGAGAACATGAAATTCTCCGCCGCCCACTTCACGATCTTCAGTGCCAGCGAACGCGAACGCCTGCACGGACACAACTTCCGTGTGGAGGTCGACATCGACGCGCGGATGCTCGGCAACGGCATGTGCTTCGACTACGGCATCTACAAGGATCGCGTGGTCGCGCTGTGCCGCGAACTGAACGAATGGACGATCCTGCCGACGCGATCAATGCACCTGCGGATCGAGGAGGACGGCGCGCATGTGTTCGCGTCGTTCGACGGCACCCGCATCCCGTTCCTGCGCAGTGATGTGCTCCTGCTGCCGATCGAGAACGCCACGCTGGAGGAATTCGCGGCGTGGTTCCTCGCCCGGCTCGGCGAAGATCGCGCCGTTTTGCATGAACATCGCATCGACGCGATCGAGGTGCGGGTGTTCTCCGGTCCCGGCCAGAGCGCGGGTCGCCGCGCCAGGTTCGACTGA
- a CDS encoding SDR family oxidoreductase: MSVVLVTGASRGIGRAIAVRFVREGCSVVACARGEAGLAELKADFPHVDCMPCDMRDGAAVDALARDVQARHGAVDLLVNNAGAYRPGQIASEDDDALLDMLQANLFGAYRLTKRVLPAMVARRSGMVLNVCSTASIAAYPNGGSYSIAKHALHGFSRNLREEMKPHGVRVVALLPGATLTASWEGVPLPPERLMRAEDVAEMAWAAWSMSARTVVEDIVMRPQRGDIGDADFGDVPA, encoded by the coding sequence ATGAGCGTGGTGCTGGTCACCGGCGCGTCGCGCGGGATCGGCCGCGCGATCGCGGTGCGCTTCGTTCGCGAAGGTTGCAGCGTGGTCGCCTGCGCCCGCGGCGAGGCCGGCCTGGCCGAATTGAAAGCCGATTTCCCCCATGTCGATTGCATGCCCTGCGACATGCGCGACGGTGCCGCGGTCGATGCACTGGCGCGCGACGTGCAGGCGCGCCATGGCGCGGTCGATCTGCTGGTCAACAACGCCGGCGCGTATCGACCCGGGCAGATCGCGAGCGAGGACGACGATGCGCTGCTCGACATGCTGCAGGCCAATCTGTTCGGTGCGTATCGACTGACCAAACGCGTGTTGCCGGCGATGGTCGCGCGTCGCAGCGGGATGGTGCTCAACGTCTGCAGCACCGCGTCGATCGCCGCGTATCCGAACGGCGGTTCGTACAGCATCGCCAAGCATGCGTTGCACGGGTTTTCGCGCAATCTGCGCGAGGAAATGAAGCCACATGGCGTGCGCGTGGTTGCGCTGCTGCCGGGGGCGACGTTGACCGCCTCGTGGGAGGGCGTGCCGTTGCCGCCGGAGCGGTTGATGCGGGCCGAAGACGTGGCGGAGATGGCCTGGGCCGCGTGGTCGATGTCGGCGCGCACCGTGGTCGAGGACATCGTGATGCGCCCGCAGCGCGGCGACATCGGCGATGCCGATTTTGGGGATGTACCGGCATGA
- the folB gene encoding dihydroneopterin aldolase, whose product MTDLVFIEGLRVDALIGVYEHERRAPRPLLLDIQMRFDNSIPALSDALADALDYHAVSMRLVEFIGQTRFNLVETLAEQCAALILGEFGAAGVRLKLHKPGAFEHAASVGVVIERGRFA is encoded by the coding sequence ATGACCGATCTCGTCTTCATCGAAGGCCTGCGCGTCGACGCCCTGATCGGCGTCTACGAGCACGAACGCCGCGCGCCGCGGCCACTGCTGCTCGATATCCAGATGCGTTTCGACAACAGCATCCCGGCGCTCAGCGATGCGCTCGCGGACGCCCTGGACTACCACGCAGTGTCGATGCGCCTGGTCGAGTTCATCGGCCAGACCCGCTTCAACCTGGTCGAGACCCTGGCCGAGCAGTGCGCGGCGCTGATCCTGGGCGAATTCGGTGCGGCCGGCGTGCGGCTCAAGCTCCACAAGCCCGGTGCGTTCGAGCATGCGGCGTCGGTGGGCGTGGTCATCGAACGCGGGCGTTTCGCATGA
- a CDS encoding mechanosensitive ion channel family protein has translation MSEWIGRLQTSLEPYPWAWTGIALCVLIFAAWLANWLTRHVLLRGLRRLLRATMHREAGHDSEVRLSVIPRLANAVPALVLYAGVVAVPDLPPLAVTVVRALCQAFVVLTLALSAARALDVFNRMYERKPKAHEKPIKGYLQVAKIAVYVLAAISIFATLVGAKFVHVLTGLGAMTAVTMLIFQDTILSFVASVQIGSDGRVRLGDWIEMPSQNADGEVTDIALHTVTVQNWDKTITTIPTKTLISDSFKNWRGMSEAGGRRIKRAMHIDQKSVRFLDQDGLGSMRRFRLIDDYWNEKQRELEAWNARFDGQADAVNTRRATNLGTYRAYVERYLRAHSAVRQDMTLLVRQLQPGETGIPLEVYCFTNDTRWGAYEGIQSDIFDHLLAILPEFGLSVFQSSSDAPLRISLTDARAPAHLRDMAH, from the coding sequence TACCAGGCACGTGTTGCTGCGCGGTCTCCGTCGACTGCTGCGTGCCACCATGCATCGCGAGGCCGGGCACGACAGCGAGGTGCGGCTATCGGTGATTCCACGGCTGGCCAATGCGGTGCCGGCACTGGTGCTGTATGCGGGTGTTGTCGCGGTGCCGGATTTGCCGCCGTTGGCGGTGACGGTGGTGCGCGCACTGTGCCAGGCGTTTGTCGTGCTGACCCTCGCGTTGTCTGCGGCGCGCGCGCTGGACGTGTTCAATCGCATGTACGAGCGGAAGCCGAAGGCGCATGAAAAGCCGATCAAGGGCTATCTGCAGGTCGCCAAGATCGCGGTGTACGTACTCGCCGCCATTTCGATTTTCGCCACGCTGGTCGGCGCGAAATTCGTCCATGTCCTGACCGGGCTGGGTGCGATGACGGCGGTGACCATGCTGATCTTCCAGGACACCATCCTCTCGTTCGTGGCCAGCGTGCAGATCGGCAGCGATGGTCGCGTTCGCCTGGGTGACTGGATCGAGATGCCCAGCCAGAACGCCGATGGCGAAGTCACCGACATCGCCCTGCATACGGTGACCGTGCAGAACTGGGACAAGACCATCACCACCATTCCGACCAAGACATTGATCAGCGACTCGTTCAAGAACTGGCGCGGGATGAGCGAAGCGGGTGGACGCAGAATCAAGCGTGCGATGCACATCGACCAGAAAAGCGTGCGCTTCCTCGACCAGGACGGCTTGGGGTCGATGCGGCGGTTCCGCCTGATCGACGACTACTGGAACGAGAAGCAGCGCGAGCTGGAGGCCTGGAATGCGCGTTTCGACGGGCAGGCCGATGCGGTCAATACCCGCCGTGCCACCAACCTGGGTACCTACCGCGCCTATGTGGAACGCTACCTGCGCGCGCACTCCGCTGTACGTCAGGACATGACCCTGCTCGTGCGCCAACTGCAACCAGGCGAAACCGGCATCCCGCTGGAAGTGTATTGCTTCACCAACGACACCCGCTGGGGCGCGTACGAGGGGATCCAGTCCGACATCTTCGACCACCTGCTGGCGATCCTGCCCGAGTTCGGACTCTCGGTGTTCCAATCCTCGAGCGATGCGCCGCTGCGCATCTCGTTGACGGACGCTCGTGCCCCGGCCCACCTGCGGGATATGGCGCACTGA